A section of the Penaeus chinensis breed Huanghai No. 1 chromosome 17, ASM1920278v2, whole genome shotgun sequence genome encodes:
- the LOC125034030 gene encoding glycine-rich cell wall structural protein 1-like, which produces MDGGGGMSGGDGMGGGGGMSGGDGMGGGDGILGGGGMDGGGGMSGGDGMGSGDGMGSGDGIGGGDGMRRGDGIASGGDGMGGGGGIVCGSGIGGGDGMKGGGGSISLSTGIDGKGGMGGGGGMWTGSGMVGGGGTDGGGGIEGGGGIAGAGGIKGGEGIAGGNGPVDAGGDDEDILGRKGMGAGRGDGTVVRDVDPKEEVAVRANADGGERGREAKGGSARRESARTLREVGSRGGKEASGGSGGRGGRSANWAVVEEPVVVAVVEERAREEEVAAVAKVVMVVWVAEGAVGEGEAVVAERVTGGGGREMGGSEDDVEAIARAKVA; this is translated from the exons atggatggtggaggtggtatgAGTGGTGGAGATGGtatgggtgggggaggtggtatGAGTGGTGGAGATGGTATGGGTGGTGGAGATGGAATACTTGGTGGAGGTGGTatggatggtggaggtggtatgAGTGGTGGAGATGGTATGGGTAGTGGAGATGGTATGGGTAGTGGAGATGGTATTGGTGGTGGAGATGGTATGCGTAGGGGAGATGGAATAGCTAGTGGAGGAGATGGTATGGGTGGAGGAGGCGGTATAGTCTGTGGTAGTGGTATAGGAGGTGGAGATGGTATGAAAGGAGGCGGGGGTAGTATCAGCCTAAGCACTGGTATAGATGGCAAGGGTggtatgggaggaggaggtggtatgtGGACGGGATCAGGTATGGTTGGAGGAGGTGGTACTGACGGGGGAGGTGGTATTGAGGGTGGCGGTGGTATAGCTGGGGCAGGTGGTATCAAGGGTGGAGAGGGTATAGCTGGGGGAAATGGTCCTGTGGATGCAGGTGGCGATGATGAGGATATCTTAGGACGTAAAGGAATGGGTGCCGGCAGAGGTGATGGTACTGTTGTCCGTGATGTGGACCCAAAAGAGGAAGTCGCCGTCAGAGCGAATGctgacggaggagagaggggcagggaagccAAAGGTGGAAGTGCGAGACGAGAATCCGCAAGAACCTTACGAGAGGTTGGCAGTCGTGGTGGAAAGGAAGCTAGTGGTGGCAGTGGTGGAAGGGGCGGAAGATCAGCTAATTGGGCAGTGGTGGAAGAGCCGGTAGTGGTGGCAGTGGTggaagagagggcaagggaggaagaggtggcagCAGTGGCaaaggtggtaatggtggtatgGGTGGCAGAGGGggcagtgggggaaggggaggcagtggTGGCAG AAAgagtaacaggaggaggaggaagggaaatgggaggaagtgAAGATGATGTAGAAGCTATTGCAAGAGCAAAAGTtgcatga
- the LOC125034031 gene encoding uncharacterized protein LOC125034031: MDLDSGIPSLDALPLMDEDDMMDAIRLLSIKRDQLLNKIETKSMEADAWIQILNCSTCLRTGGPCRVTAIHRSSHAQRTGTASRLPKAYDRGSGRSFLGLASLTWSSFYKVIDIKRS; this comes from the exons ATGGATTTGGACAGTGGCATTCCCTCCTTGGATGCCCTGCCCCTTATGGATGAGGATGACATGATGGATGCTATAAG ACTGTTGTCCATAAAGAGAGACCAATTGCTCAACAAAATAGAGACCAAGAGCATGGAAGCTGATGCGTGGATTCAGATCCTCAACTGCTCTACCTGTCTCAGAACTGGAGGTCCTTGCCGAGTCACTGCCATACACCGTTCAAGCCACGCCCAAAGAACAGGGACAGCTTCAAGACTACCAAAAGCATACGACAGAGGCTCAGGCCGCTCTTTTCTTGG TTTGGCTTCACTCACATGGTCCAGTTTTTATAAAGTTATAGATATTAAGAGGTCATAG
- the LOC125034187 gene encoding uncharacterized protein LOC125034187, with translation MFDSRIHTNSDCTLVSLFIEVAAEAEAGMSRFEFVLEYKLLEIYPHEVKVRFVDGVETGKEIKDQLEEASIDMKTRPFPDVICSMFVVQESSDSREDEDDDSGNTVLFDFK, from the exons ATGTTTGATTCACGCATTCACACCAACAGTGACTGTACATTAGTGTCGCTGTTCATTGAAGTTGCTGCG GAGGCTGAAGCTGGGATGTCCCGGTTTGAATTTGTGCTGGAGTACAAGCTCTTGGAGATCTATCCTCATGAGGTCAAAGTCAGGTTTGTTG ATGGTGTTGAGacaggaaaggaaataaaggacCAACTTGAAGAAGCGAGCATAGATATGAAGACCAGGCCCTTCCCTGATGTCATCTGTTCAATGTTTGTTGTGCAGGAGTCATCGGACAGccgagaagatgaggatgatgactctGGCAACACAGTCCTCTTTGACTTTAAATAA
- the LOC125034032 gene encoding LOW QUALITY PROTEIN: alpha-(1,3)-fucosyltransferase C-like (The sequence of the model RefSeq protein was modified relative to this genomic sequence to represent the inferred CDS: deleted 1 base in 1 codon): MHSPNVKEESVMLKTLGGRRKQKRSNDVQTNWRRQTRAKRRRSGSCPCAVRGVEWIKLRKRRRCSCIPMGRLLLPSGAGRCYVPRFLKACFVIILLMSFFSSWLYWDPFVTSSDSAKQLSAQLLRDLPGKAFLRYWEDQGEGTTAEGRAGAEAETKAGSPPDFHDRLFTPLLETFRNPGGRERRRKSFRNGDVPTVVAYIDKAFLKSKWYVAHTRDIQEGHCPLPCTITSRLSEVKTADAVLIHMKSIPSREQLLHALQPRDPTQPWIMFEAETHFIASTIYKVNYRTLDGVFNRTMYYRRDADILFNHGFIVGRGDDASLLPKHWVREAHVARANVTGRIAVAFISNCKAHSNRLLYINELRKNITVDVYGKCGKLKCGKSRYAEHEYRVDQDPCLKAAAEKYLFYLAFENAICDDYATEKLYNLMFYPLVPVVLGGANYDDLLPPNSYIDARQYTPMELAERLQYLAEHPQEYQTYLEWRKYYQPSTVGGSRVLCDLCKRLHDEDFYEENTIEDFYDWFVTKSHCTAWGAANVTGSGLA, encoded by the exons TGGCGAAGGCAGACTCGGGCCAAGCGGAGACGGAGCGGGTCGTGCCCTTGCGCCGTTCGTGGAGTGGAGTGGATTAAGTTAAGAAA ACGCAGGCGGTGCAGTTGCATTCCGATGGGGCGCCTGCTCTTGCCGTCGGGAGCAGGAAGATGCTATGTGCCTAGGTTCCTCAAGGCCTGTTTTGTGATCATTTTGCTGATGAG CTTTTTCAGCAGCTGGCTCTATTGGGACCCCTTCGTAACGTCCAGTGACTCGGCCAAACAGCTCTCCGCACAGCTACTCAGGGACCTCCCCGGCAAGGCCTTCCTCAGGTACTGGGAAGACCAAGGAGAGGGTACTACTGCAGAAGGGAGAGCAGGAGCAGAAGCTGAAACCAAAGCAG GTTCTCCGCCAGACTTCCACGACAGGTTGTTCACGCCCTTGCTGGAGACGTTCCGGAATCCGGGTGGCcgggagaggcggagaaagag CTTTAGGAATGGCGACGTCCCTACAGTGGTGGCCTACATCGACAAGGCTTTCCTGAAGTCGAAATGGTACGTAGCGCACACCAGAGACATTCAGGAAGGCCATTGTCCCTTGCCTTGTACAATCACGTCGCGTCTGTCTGAG GTGAAGACCGCGGACGCTGTGTTGATCCACATGAAGAGCATTCCGAGCCGCGAGCAGCTCCTCCACGCCCTGCAACCCCGCGACCCGACTCAGCCTTGGATCATGTTCGAGGCCGAGACCCACTTCATCGCCTCCACCATTTACAAGGTGAACTACCGGACCCTGGACGGCGTCTTCAACCGCACAATGTACTACCGCCGTGACGCAGACATCCTGTTTAACCACGGCTTCATCGTGGGACGAGGCGACGACGCCAGCCTCCTGCCGAAGCACTGGGTCCGGGAGGCCCATGTGGCGAGAGCGAACGTGACAGGGCGAATCGCAGTGGCCTTCATCTCCAACTGCAAAGCGCACAGCAATCGCCTTCTTTACATCAACGAACTGCGGAAAAACATCACCGTCGACGTGTACGGCAAGTGCGGGAAGCTGAAGTGCGGGAAATCGCGTTACGCCGAGCACGAGTACCGGGTGGACCAAGACCCCTGTTTGAAAGCCGCGGCGGAGAAATACCTGTTCTACCTGGCCTTCGAGAACGCCATTTGCGACGACTATGCCACGGAGAAGCTGTACAACCTGATGTTCTACCCGCTGGTG CCTGTGGTGTTGGGAGGGGCGAACTACGATGACCTCCTTCCTCCCAACTCGTACATAGACGCCAGGCAATACACGCCTATGGAACTTGCCGAGAGATTGCAGTACCTGGCGGAGCACCCACAG GAATACCAGACTTACCTGGAGTGGAGGAAGTACTACCAGCCTTCCACTGTGGGCGGCAGTCGTGTCCTGTGCGACCTGTGCAAACGACTCCACGACGAAGACTTCTACGAGGAGAACACGATTGAAGATTTTTACGACTGGTTTGTGACGAAATCTCACTGCACTGCCTGGGGCGCCGCGAACGTCACAGGCAGTGGACTTGCctag